Proteins encoded in a region of the Paenibacillus pedocola genome:
- a CDS encoding MFS transporter produces the protein MNNTSERLWTKSFILLTLCNLLLFTGLQMTLSTLPVYAEGTLHASSVQISLVTSLFALSAIASRLFAAKAMEKGGRNLLIFLGLAISLAAVTGYYWSGTIIVLLLMRMLFGIGFGMASTAFPTMASDVIPIRRMGEGMGYFGLSTSLAMSAGPLIGLSLLQGPGFGSLLLSTGLALALILPLGYRLTKGLPANHKEPVPVSAPGPKGSLFRKLFIPCLLNLLLSISYGGLLGFLALYGQEVHLEHIAYFFLFNAVAIVIIRPVSGKIYDRFGPAALLIPGSLFIIGGLMLLSFAGSTAALFPAAICYGIGFGSMQPALQTWMIQSVDVRQRGMANGMFFNSLDFGVAIGTMLLGSVALYNSYAVMYRYSALAPLLLLVIYMIILMVQRRNRTALSRVSDI, from the coding sequence TTGAATAATACCTCTGAACGTTTATGGACCAAATCCTTTATCCTACTAACTCTCTGCAATCTGCTGCTGTTCACCGGCCTGCAGATGACATTGTCCACCCTGCCGGTTTATGCTGAGGGAACCCTTCATGCTTCCTCTGTGCAAATCAGTCTCGTAACCAGTCTGTTCGCCTTAAGCGCCATCGCTTCCCGGTTATTCGCCGCCAAAGCCATGGAAAAAGGCGGCCGCAATCTGCTGATCTTCCTCGGTCTGGCAATCTCTCTTGCTGCTGTAACCGGCTACTATTGGTCAGGAACCATTATCGTCCTGCTGCTGATGCGGATGCTCTTCGGCATAGGGTTCGGGATGGCCAGCACCGCATTTCCCACAATGGCCTCAGATGTCATTCCCATCCGCCGGATGGGCGAAGGCATGGGCTATTTCGGGTTGTCCACCAGTCTTGCGATGTCCGCCGGCCCGCTGATCGGACTCAGCCTGCTGCAGGGACCGGGCTTCGGTTCTCTGCTCCTGAGCACCGGCCTTGCGCTTGCATTAATTCTGCCGCTTGGCTACCGCCTGACTAAAGGCCTGCCGGCCAATCACAAAGAACCCGTTCCAGTTTCAGCACCCGGCCCTAAGGGTAGTCTATTCCGCAAGCTGTTCATTCCTTGCCTGCTGAATCTGTTGCTGTCTATCTCCTACGGCGGCCTGCTTGGTTTTCTTGCCTTATATGGCCAGGAGGTTCATCTGGAGCATATTGCTTATTTTTTCCTGTTTAACGCTGTGGCCATCGTCATCATACGGCCGGTCTCCGGTAAAATTTATGACCGCTTCGGCCCGGCAGCCTTGCTGATCCCCGGCAGCTTGTTTATTATCGGCGGATTGATGCTGCTCTCTTTTGCTGGTTCAACCGCCGCGCTCTTCCCCGCCGCAATTTGCTATGGCATCGGCTTCGGATCCATGCAGCCTGCGCTCCAGACCTGGATGATCCAATCTGTAGACGTGCGGCAGCGGGGCATGGCAAACGGCATGTTTTTCAATTCACTGGATTTCGGGGTAGCCATCGGCACCATGCTCCTTGGATCAGTAGCCCTTTATAACTCTTATGCTGTAATGTACCGCTATTCTGCACTTGCTCCTCTGCTTCTGCTGGTCATCTACATGATTATTCTTATGGTACAGCGCCGCAACCGTACGGCATTATCTAGAGTCTCCGATATATGA
- a CDS encoding MarR family winged helix-turn-helix transcriptional regulator encodes MSGSSPQQFLGFLLGSTHRRISTAFARVLKPYDITPEQWSVLLMIVDRDGINQKEVAASAAKDQPTTARIVELLQKKGFITKTMNKSDRRAYQLYATEEGKALINNTLTLEQQVIDNSVTGLTSEQLEQLRKMLELIYHNTGNPHQE; translated from the coding sequence ATGTCTGGTTCCTCACCGCAGCAATTTCTCGGATTTCTGCTTGGCTCCACTCACCGGCGGATTTCAACTGCCTTTGCCCGTGTACTGAAGCCTTACGATATTACCCCTGAACAATGGTCTGTCCTGCTAATGATCGTAGACCGGGACGGAATAAACCAGAAAGAAGTCGCCGCATCAGCAGCCAAGGACCAGCCTACCACTGCCCGAATCGTTGAACTTCTCCAGAAAAAAGGTTTTATCACAAAAACGATGAATAAGAGTGACCGCCGTGCTTACCAGCTCTACGCAACTGAGGAAGGCAAGGCATTAATCAACAACACTCTGACCCTGGAGCAGCAGGTGATTGATAATTCAGTCACCGGACTAACCTCAGAGCAGCTTGAACAGCTGCGGAAGATGCTTGAGCTCATCTATCACAACACAGGGAACCCACATCAAGAATAG
- the fsa gene encoding fructose-6-phosphate aldolase produces MKFFLDTGNIEEIKRITRLGLVDGVTTNPSLIAKEGRLFKDVIKEIVEIVPGPVSAEVIGLTTEEMLKEAFEIAEWAPNVVIKLPMTEDGLAACYELTKKGIKTNVTLIFSAAQGLMAAKAGATYISPFVGRLDDIGVDGMKLIKDLKTILTNYGLSSEIIAASIRNIAHVEEAAIAGAHIATIPGSLLPSLWKHPLTDSGIERFLKDWETVPQAAK; encoded by the coding sequence ATGAAATTTTTCTTGGATACCGGAAACATTGAAGAAATCAAACGTATTACCCGCCTCGGATTAGTGGATGGCGTGACGACTAACCCGTCGCTGATCGCCAAAGAAGGCAGACTGTTCAAAGATGTAATTAAAGAAATCGTTGAGATTGTACCTGGTCCAGTAAGTGCAGAGGTTATTGGCCTCACAACCGAAGAAATGCTTAAGGAAGCCTTCGAAATCGCGGAATGGGCACCTAACGTAGTTATTAAACTGCCTATGACCGAAGATGGACTGGCTGCCTGCTACGAGCTGACTAAAAAAGGTATCAAGACCAACGTTACCCTCATATTCTCCGCCGCTCAAGGCCTGATGGCCGCCAAAGCAGGCGCTACTTATATCAGCCCGTTCGTTGGACGTCTGGATGATATCGGTGTAGACGGTATGAAGCTGATCAAGGATCTCAAAACCATCCTGACCAACTACGGACTCTCTTCCGAAATTATTGCAGCCAGCATCCGCAACATCGCACATGTAGAGGAAGCGGCCATTGCCGGAGCGCACATTGCAACAATCCCTGGCTCCCTGCTCCCTTCCCTCTGGAAACACCCGCTGACAGACAGCGGCATTGAGCGTTTCCTGAAAGACTGGGAAACTGTTCCGCAAGCGGCTAAATAA